The Calothrix sp. PCC 7507 DNA segment ATCGCTGCAAAGGTTCTAAGGTGTCTGTAGGATTTAAGGTATCTAGTCGTCGCCGATATGACCACATCACCCAACCAGTGACGGACAAAATCAACGGTGCAAGTCCCACAAACACATAGAGAATACGGGTCGGCAACCCCCAAAAAGTGCCGTAGTGCAGAGGTGTAAAAGAATTCAGGACGCGATCGCCTAATGGCAGCGATAGTCCATTTTGTAATCGCAAGACTGCTCCACTAAACTGATCAAGATAAACAGCACTATCGCCGTAATCATTAGACTCTTGGGGTTGTTTTTTATAAATGGCAAATGCATCTTCTGGTTTGCTGGGAAAGGTAATGTAAGTTGTCACCGCACCTGGTAAAGCTGCATCCGCTTTTTGCAAGATTTCTGCCAATCCTAATGGTGGCTTGCCAGTCACTGGTTTAGAGATAGGCTCTGGCAAATTTGGCGTTGAGGTGACAGCATAGATTGCAGGTTTAGTGAAATCATAAAAATTCCAGCAGAAACCTGTAAAGGCAATCAGTCCCAAAAATACAGCGGTAATGATGCCAAAAACTTTATGAATATCGAAGTTGACACGTTTTGGATGCGCTTGCCATTTAATTTTGAAACCATTAATCAGCCTTCTCCAACCAGGCCAGAGAATGATACCTGTAATGCTGAGGATCAATAACAGCAGCGCCGCAATGCCAACAATAATTTCTCCAGTTCTACCTGCCAGTAGTGCATAGTGCAGTTTAAAAACGATACCCCAGAAAGAGCTTTCCCATTGGCGATCGCCCATGATTGCTCCACTATAGGGATTGACAAATACATTAATCTGTGCATCGTTGGGTGTTTTCAAATACACTGTATAGGTGCTGTTTTTTGGCAGCATATTCATCGATCTGAGTTTGAGTTCGGGTTGATTGGCGTAGGTTGTTTTGACGTTGTTGAGTATAGTCTCCATAGAAACGCGCTGTTCTTGAGGCGACACCTGCCCAAATTGCTGACTGACTTGCCAGCGATTAATTTCTTGCTCAAAGACCAGTAAGCTACCTGTCAAGCCGATGATAATTAGGATTAATCCGACGAATAAACCTATGTAGCGATGGAGGTAAAAAGATAGGTTGCGAATTTTTTGAGATTTCATTGTATGTTCTCCTCATTAACTCAGCTTTTGGATCAGGTCAAACAATTTTGGATTTTGGATTTTGGATTTTGGATTGACCCCATAAATAAATTTGCTTGCTCTGTAGCATCAAGGAATTATTGGTCAAAACCGTTTTATTACAAAAGATTTGCAATAGTTTAGGAAGAGATATGGGCAAATTACTTCCATATCCCAGATTTATATTTTTTACAAACACCATAAATACAGAAACTCTTGCCTAAAATTGCTCAAATAAGCACAATATTCTCTATTTTCCTACCGCAAGCAGCAATAATTTATCGCTTATGGCTGTGCTTTAGTAACTAAAGAGATCAATCAACACTCACGAATCTTCTCAATAGATTAAGAAAACATGACAATTTATTGATAGTATTTATCAATTTTTATGGAAATGAGTAGGGAATAGGTAAATAACTATTCCCTGTTAACGAAATTACTCACCATTAATTCCCAGTGGCGGGAGCTTCTGGCGCTGCGGCTGGCGATTCTTGACGAGAACGACGTAAAGACTCCACCAAGCTGCTTTGACTTGCAGGTCTGGCTTGCTCTGTTCGCCGACGACGGCGATTTTTAGTTGGTTGTGTTCCAGATGATGAATCACTCACCGCAGACTCGCGTCTTGTCCGACGGAGGAACTCTCTTAAACTTCCACGATTATTAGATGCTCTGCTTTCCGATGTGGTTTCTGCTTTTTCAGGCAGTAAACGCCGGCTGATTCTAGATTCTGTCTCAGATGCAGGTGTGAGCGATCGCCTGCGTCTGGTTTGCGGTTCTCTAGTACTTTCACCAGAATTATCTGTATTACTTGATGCTTCTAACCGCCGTCTTCTAGGAGTCTCTTCTGTTGAACTGTTATTGTTAGCAGCTGCTTGTTGGTTTCTTTCTTCTACTTCTCTTTGTTGTCTGCGTTTTTGGGCTTCGCTGTGTCGCCGTGAACCTTGGATAGCAAATTCTGTTGCTATTGATACCCCTTGTCTACCACCAGTTGCAGGTTTTAATTTCCAGTCACGCGCTTGTCTAGCAGTTTCTTCATCTAATTCACGATTGCCACTAGAACGAGCAATCCGCACATTAGTAACATTCCCATCGGAATCAGTATCAACTGCTACCTCTACTCTGCCCTCAACTCCTCGCCGTCTAGCAGCTTCTGGATATTTGGCGTTACATTCACGACAAGCTGCACGACCATTACCACCGTTACGATTGACTGGTGCAGGTGGAGCTTCAATGGCTGGGGTTCTCGGTGCTGTAGCAACTGGAGAGCCACTACCAACACCAGAGCCGGTACCACTGCCAACACCAGAGCCGGTACCACTACCAACACCAGAGCCGGTACCACTACCAACACCAGAGCCAGAGCCACTGCCAATACCAGAGCCGCTACCACTACCAATGCCAGTACCGCTACCAGTACTACTGGCAACACCACTTCCGCCACTCCCAGTTAGAACAGAGGAACCACCGCCACCTCCTCCGCCACCTCCACCTGCTGCTGTTCTGTCTTTAATTTCATCTGGTGAACTAGGCTTACTGACTTGATTTGCAGATGCAGCCGCTATCTTGGGCGTATTCTGTCTGATTGGTTCTCGATTTTGCTCTTCTCGAACAATCTTTTGTACTGGTACATTTTTAACTTGAGCCTGTATTTCCTCAATTTTCTGTTTAGGAGGTTCAGGGATGAAAGTATTTTTTTCCGGTATTTTGGGGTTTTCCGGTTTTATTTCTGCTTCCGGAGCTTTCGTGACTTCTGCTTGTGGAGTTTCAACAATTGCCACTTCAATTGGTTCTGCGTCTAAATCTGGTACTCTCGACAAAAGATTGCCTATACCTGATGTCAGAACACCAGCATGTACTGCTAGCGAACCCATGAAACTATAAACCAGAAAAGACCTAAGAGCCACAGCTTCCTTAGAACGCTGCGCGACAGCAATGTCTGTAAAGCTCATATATATTGCTATTGATTCTCACTAATTAGAGTCATCTTAAAATGGTTATATCCAAAATATCAAGTAAAAAGCTGGAAATGTTTCCTGATGCGGGTAAGCGCAGAAAAGCTCCAGAACTATTTTTCAGTCCCTAATCCTCCCAGCAAAGGAAATTATTGAGATTTGGATAACAAGATATTGTGAATCACAATTAAAAAGACTTGAAATAAATTTGCATTATACTGTATCCTCTTTTGATAAAGACTCTCAACTTGAATAAAGATTTTGCTAGTCTGACTGTGTATTAGACTGCTTGCAAGAGGCGGGGAAAGGGAAAAATGGAAATTTAATTTCTTTAATCCTTCCCCTTAGTTAGACTTCTGCAAGAAGTTTGTTGTTGATTCATGACGAGGCTCTAAATGGGAATTAAGAATCTGTTTGAAGCAGGCGGCGTGGTGATGTGGCCGCTGTTGGGATTTTCGGTGTTGGCGGTGGCGTTGATTATTGAGCGTGTCAAGTTTTGGATTCAAATTAACAACCGTCAAAGCCGTGTGGTAAGAGACGTGTTGAATCTCTATCGGCTAGATAACGTAGTTGGTGCAATAGATAAACTACAGAAAAATGCAGACTTACCACTCGCACGCATTTTTCTGGCCGCTTTAGAATTAGAAGAACCAAATCCAGAAGAGTTTCGGCTGGCATTAGAAAGTGAAGCCCAAGCAGAGATACCTTTGCTCAAACGGTTCCAAAATATCCTGGAGACAGTCATTGGTTTAGCACCACTATTAGGTCTTCTGGGTACTGTGTTAGGCTTGATTACTTCCTTTGCGTCCTTGAATCTGGGTGATGTTGGGGGTACAAAAACCACAGGTGTGACAGCCGGGATCAGTGAAGCTTTGGTGTCTACAGCATCAGGGTTGGTAGTTGCCATATTTGTACTGTTATTTGCCAACTCCTTTCGAGGACTGTACCAGCGTCAAATAGCGCTGATTCAAGAATATGGGGGACAATTAGAGCTACTATACCGCCGTCGCTACGAACGAGGAGAGAAAACCTATGCGTCTACCAGATGAACCAGATTTGCCGCCACAAATCAACATCGTGCCGATGATTGATGTGATATTTGCAATTTTGACATTTTTCATTATGTCAACGTTGTTTCTCACCAGATCAGAAGGGTTGCCAGTAAATTTACCAAAAGCAGCAACCGCCAAACAACAGCAAGTGCCTACTCGAATTACAATCACGGTAGATGAAAAAGGAGAGGTGAGCCTCAATCGCCAAGCAATTGCAGTTGATGCTTTGACGGATAAATTACGGACTTTAGTCAGTGCTAAATCAGAAGCATTGGTAATTATTAATGCTGATGAAAAAGTAGGACATGGTAAGGTAGTCGCGGTCATGGATCGGGTACGTCAGGTAGAAGGAGCAAAATTAGCGATCGCTACCCAAAAACCCTAAGGAACGTAGATTAAATAAAGTGCAAAAGTAGGGTGTGTTAGCGGAGCGTAACGCACCATTCCCATTTCAATCAGAATTGCAGGTTATTAAATTTTCATTCCTAACTGCAAATAAAGCATCCCACAGCTGACAGCCGTGGGATTGTCAACTTTAACAGTAAACAGTAAACAGTTAAATCCTTGGGTCTAATGGTGGAAGGTGTTAGTGGCGGGTTTAAATTCCCCAGCATACGCTTGATAACTGATAACTGATAACTGATAACTGTTTTAATTCCGTCGTCTGCTAGCAGAGTTGCGGTTATTTTGTGGAGATACCCCATCTGCTGATTTTTTGTACTTCAGAGGACTCTGGCGATGAAAATAGCCCTCCATAATTTCTAAAATCATCGGCGCTGCAATACTACCGCCACCACCACCAGAATGTTCAGCGAAAGCCACCACTAAAATTTCCGGCTTATCAGCCGGCGCATAAGCACCAAACCAAGCATGATTTTGTTTGACTCCCCGTTGCCAAGCTTCTGCTGTACCACTCTTACCAGCAACTGGTGGGACTGTTGGCTGATTTAGAGCCTTACCTGTACCTTCAGCAACCACCTTCCGCAGCCCCTGACGAAGAATTTTAATAGTTTCTGGCTTCATATTTAAGGATGAGCGCCAGCTTTTAGCCTCTTCATTATCTTTGAGTAAATGCGGCTGAACTCTATAACCACCATTCGCTGGTACCGCAAACATAACAGCCACTTGTAGAGGTGTAGTTTGTAAAGCACCTTGACCGATGGACATATTAATGCTGTCACCTACAGTCCAAGGCATCTTCCAATTTTTCTGCTTCCACACCTCATCAGGAACTAAACCTTTTGTTTCTTCAGAAGCAAACTCAAAACCGGTTTTTTTGCCAAATCCATATTTACGCGTCCATTCAATCAAAGTTGGCCCGCCAACACCCCTACCAATTTGATAGAAGAAAGTATCGCTACTCCACTGTAATGCTCCCACAAAACCTAAAGGGCCAAATCCAGCATGATTCCACTCACCAAAACGAGTGCCACCAATGTTCAAAGAACTATAGGTTTGTAACACTGTATTCGGAGAAAATTTACCCGATTCTAGCCCAGCTGTTGTGGTGACAATTTTGAAGGTACTGGCAGGAGGAAAGGCACTAAGAGCGCGATTGACCAAGGGATGATCTGCACCTTGTACAGTCTCCCAATCTTTTTTGCTCAGTCTTTGTTTAGAGAAAATATTAGGGTCAAAAGTAGGGTGAGACACCATTGCTAAAACAGCACCATTTTTGGGATCAAGTGCGACGATCGCACCATTGCGATTACCCAAAGCTTTTTCTGCCGACTTTTGCACATCCCAATCGATAGTCAAGTGCAAATCTTTACCAGCCTTGGCTTGTTTCTCGCCTAAAACTCGGAGTGGCCGACCCGCTCCATCCACCTCTACTTGCTGACCACCCCATTCGCCTCTTAGTGTCTTTTCATAAGCCTTTTCGATCCCCATCTGACCAATCACATCTCCCAATCGATAGCCTTGCTGCTTCTTCTGTTGCAGCTGCTCGGCGGTCAGTTCACGGGTATAACCTAGTATATGAGCCAATTCCCTGCCGTGCGGATAATAGCGAACAGCTTCTGCATGTACTTCTACATCTTTGAGTTCCGCTTGGTACTCCTTCAATGCCGTGATTTGAGCTTCATTCAAATCACGAGCAATGCGGATCAGCGTAGAAGAGTTAGCAGCAGAAGCATTAGCACCTGCCTGTTCTAGTTTCTCTTGAATTTCCGATTGGGGAATTTGCAGAATTTGGGATAGGCGGGGACCCACAACTGACCATGAAGGTTTAGTATGGGCCATTGGCCATAAATATACAGAACGTGGATAGCGCGTACTAGCTAAGAGTTTGCCATTGCGATCGAAGATGTTGCCCCGTTCCGGTTGTTTAGGAATCATCCGAATCCGGTTAGACTCAGCTCGCTCTCGATGACGTGATCCTTGCACAATTTGTAAATATGCCAAACGCACACCGATTCCAGCCGTCATTAATAGGGTGAATATAATCAAAAATATCGGCTGGAAATTCCGTCCTACAGTGCGCGTGTCTTTTTTTTGACCAAGTGGCGATGGTTGCAATAAAGTCATAGGACAAAATGGATTTTTACAATTAGTATATTTAGATACAATAAAACTTAATTACTACTGTTGATTGGTTGCGGAACTATTGGGATTGCATATTTTTTGTAATTTGTTTTTCCGATGAGGGTATGTTTAGAGTTTAAACTTTTCCCCTTGACATTTTTCTAACTTCTATAGCTGTAAATAGACATCTTAGAGCAGATGGATGAGCTATAATACTTGCCCGATAACATTTTTGACCCCGTTCCCCGTTTCCTGTTCCCCATTCGCTATTATACAAACCATCTCCATACTTAGTCCCCATTAATACTTTGTCTATTGTGGGTATTAGACGCAGAATGACGAGATGGGGTTTCCGATTCTTGAGCGTGGGGTTTTGCATATTTGCCGGGATACTTGTGCTGAAAATAAGCTTCCAACACTTGTAAAACCATTGGGCCACAAACAGTACCGCCATGATCGCCAGAATTTTCACCAAATGCGACAACCACAATTTCTGGCTTATTGCTGGGGGCATAAGCACCAAACCAAGTATGATTAGGGCGACCAGTCCCAGCTTCAGCAGTACCACTCTTGCCAGAGGCTGGAGCAATTGAGGGTACGTTCAAACTCTTACCTGTACCCTCACTTACGACTTTCCGCAATCCCTCATGTAAGACTTTGATGGTAGACGGTTTCATATTCAACGGCGATCGCCAGCTTTTTGCTTCTTCATGATCTTTGAGTAAATGTGGCTTCACCCGATACCCACCATTTGCAGGAACAGCAAACATAATTGCTGACTGTAGTGGTGTGACTTGCAACGCACCTTGACCAATTGACATATTAATGCTGTCGCCTACAGTCCAGGGCGTTCTTAAAACTTTCTGCTTCCAAATTTCATCTGGAACTAAACCTTTTGATTCTTCGTTAGCAAATTCAATCCCGGTTTTTTGACCAAACCCATATTTACGACTCCACGCAATCAAAGTTGGGCCACCGACTCTTCTGCCAACTTGATAAAAGAAAGTATCACTACTCATAGCGATCGCTCTGGGAAATCCCAACGGGCCAAACC contains these protein-coding regions:
- the mrdA gene encoding penicillin-binding protein 2, giving the protein MTLLQPSPLGQKKDTRTVGRNFQPIFLIIFTLLMTAGIGVRLAYLQIVQGSRHRERAESNRIRMIPKQPERGNIFDRNGKLLASTRYPRSVYLWPMAHTKPSWSVVGPRLSQILQIPQSEIQEKLEQAGANASAANSSTLIRIARDLNEAQITALKEYQAELKDVEVHAEAVRYYPHGRELAHILGYTRELTAEQLQQKKQQGYRLGDVIGQMGIEKAYEKTLRGEWGGQQVEVDGAGRPLRVLGEKQAKAGKDLHLTIDWDVQKSAEKALGNRNGAIVALDPKNGAVLAMVSHPTFDPNIFSKQRLSKKDWETVQGADHPLVNRALSAFPPASTFKIVTTTAGLESGKFSPNTVLQTYSSLNIGGTRFGEWNHAGFGPLGFVGALQWSSDTFFYQIGRGVGGPTLIEWTRKYGFGKKTGFEFASEETKGLVPDEVWKQKNWKMPWTVGDSINMSIGQGALQTTPLQVAVMFAVPANGGYRVQPHLLKDNEEAKSWRSSLNMKPETIKILRQGLRKVVAEGTGKALNQPTVPPVAGKSGTAEAWQRGVKQNHAWFGAYAPADKPEILVVAFAEHSGGGGGSIAAPMILEIMEGYFHRQSPLKYKKSADGVSPQNNRNSASRRRN
- a CDS encoding TonB family protein, producing the protein MSFTDIAVAQRSKEAVALRSFLVYSFMGSLAVHAGVLTSGIGNLLSRVPDLDAEPIEVAIVETPQAEVTKAPEAEIKPENPKIPEKNTFIPEPPKQKIEEIQAQVKNVPVQKIVREEQNREPIRQNTPKIAAASANQVSKPSSPDEIKDRTAAGGGGGGGGGGSSVLTGSGGSGVASSTGSGTGIGSGSGSGIGSGSGSGVGSGTGSGVGSGTGSGVGSGTGSGVGSGSPVATAPRTPAIEAPPAPVNRNGGNGRAACRECNAKYPEAARRRGVEGRVEVAVDTDSDGNVTNVRIARSSGNRELDEETARQARDWKLKPATGGRQGVSIATEFAIQGSRRHSEAQKRRQQREVEERNQQAAANNNSSTEETPRRRRLEASSNTDNSGESTREPQTRRRRSLTPASETESRISRRLLPEKAETTSESRASNNRGSLREFLRRTRRESAVSDSSSGTQPTKNRRRRRTEQARPASQSSLVESLRRSRQESPAAAPEAPATGN
- a CDS encoding PepSY domain-containing protein, giving the protein MKSQKIRNLSFYLHRYIGLFVGLILIIIGLTGSLLVFEQEINRWQVSQQFGQVSPQEQRVSMETILNNVKTTYANQPELKLRSMNMLPKNSTYTVYLKTPNDAQINVFVNPYSGAIMGDRQWESSFWGIVFKLHYALLAGRTGEIIVGIAALLLLILSITGIILWPGWRRLINGFKIKWQAHPKRVNFDIHKVFGIITAVFLGLIAFTGFCWNFYDFTKPAIYAVTSTPNLPEPISKPVTGKPPLGLAEILQKADAALPGAVTTYITFPSKPEDAFAIYKKQPQESNDYGDSAVYLDQFSGAVLRLQNGLSLPLGDRVLNSFTPLHYGTFWGLPTRILYVFVGLAPLILSVTGWVMWSYRRRLDTLNPTDTLEPLQR
- a CDS encoding MotA/TolQ/ExbB proton channel family protein — protein: MGIKNLFEAGGVVMWPLLGFSVLAVALIIERVKFWIQINNRQSRVVRDVLNLYRLDNVVGAIDKLQKNADLPLARIFLAALELEEPNPEEFRLALESEAQAEIPLLKRFQNILETVIGLAPLLGLLGTVLGLITSFASLNLGDVGGTKTTGVTAGISEALVSTASGLVVAIFVLLFANSFRGLYQRQIALIQEYGGQLELLYRRRYERGEKTYASTR
- a CDS encoding biopolymer transporter ExbD is translated as MRLPDEPDLPPQINIVPMIDVIFAILTFFIMSTLFLTRSEGLPVNLPKAATAKQQQVPTRITITVDEKGEVSLNRQAIAVDALTDKLRTLVSAKSEALVIINADEKVGHGKVVAVMDRVRQVEGAKLAIATQKP